GCAGGTCGGTATGACACACACCGGTCGCAACGACCTTCATCAACGCCTGGCCGGGACCCACCTCGGGGATCGCGACCTCTTCGATCACGAGCGGCTTGCCAAACTCGCGAACCACTGCAGCTTTCATTGTTGCCATTTCTCTACAGACCTTTCAGATACGCCCGGCTGCGCGCAGGGCGTGGATTTCGTCGTCGTTGAACACATGCGAGCGGGTGATGAACTGCAACCCGCCCGGACCTTCGAGAGAGAACGCCGCGCCGAAGCCCGGAGTCACGTCGATCACAATCTGCGTGTGCTTCCAGTACTCGAACTGCTGCGGCGAGATGTAGAACTCCGCTCCGCCAATTTCACCGACCTTCACATCGCGACTGCCAATGCGAAATTCGCCGACAGGAAAACACATCGGCGCGGAGCCTTCGCAGCATCCGCCGGATTGGTAGAACAGGATGGGCCCGTGCTGCTCTTGCAGCGTTGCAATGAGCTGCAGCGCCGCAGGTGTCGCGATCACCTGCGACGGCACAGCCTGGTTGGTTTCAGTCGTCGTGCTCATGAACACTCCGGGATGGGTGAAGGGTTGTGCAGGCCACAGAAGCCGTGGCGGTCCCTTGGCGTTCTCCGCGCTCTTGGCGTCGAGGCTCTCGCTCGGACTGGCAGAGTCGCCGGTGTGAGCGGAAAGCTTCGACGCAAAGGACGCCAAGATCGCGAAGGTAACGCGACGGGAGTCGTGCAGAGAGGGA
The nucleotide sequence above comes from Granulicella cerasi. Encoded proteins:
- a CDS encoding DUF779 domain-containing protein, which encodes MSTTTETNQAVPSQVIATPAALQLIATLQEQHGPILFYQSGGCCEGSAPMCFPVGEFRIGSRDVKVGEIGGAEFYISPQQFEYWKHTQIVIDVTPGFGAAFSLEGPGGLQFITRSHVFNDDEIHALRAAGRI